One Pseudochaenichthys georgianus chromosome 7, fPseGeo1.2, whole genome shotgun sequence DNA segment encodes these proteins:
- the npbwr2b gene encoding neuropeptides B/W receptor type 2b encodes MENVSVSGGAPPVCNDSVDFYSLTSGNSTDLNCTLPSELYFYGDFYVILPIIYSVICAVGLTGNTAVIYVILKAPKMKTVTNMFILNLAIADDLFTLVLPINIAEHLLQYWPFGDVLCKVILSIDHYNIFSSIYFLTVMSIDRYLVVLATVRSKRMPYRTYRAAKIISLCVWILVILIVMPFSVFAGVFVNPDDGRKSCVLSFPSPESFWFKASRIYTLILGFAIPVSTICILYTMMLYKLRNMRLNSNAKALDKAKKKVTIMVFIVLAVCLFCWTPFHLTTIVALTTDLRTTPLLIGISYFITSLSYANSCLNPFLYAFLDDSFRKAFKKMLECRTA; translated from the coding sequence ATGGAGAATGTGTCCGTTTCTGGTGGGGCACCCCCAGTCTGCAACGACTCTGTGGATTTCTACTCCCTGACATCCGGGAACAGCACTGACCTGAACTGCACTCTCCCTTCAGAGTTGTACTTCTACGGTGACTTTTACGTCATTTTACCGATCATCTACTCTGTGATCTGCGCAGTGGGACTGACAGGCAACACGGCCGTCATCTACGTGATCCTCAAAGCCCCCAAGATGAAAACAGTAACCAACATGTTCATCCTGAACTTAGCCATCGCCGATGATTTGTTCACTTTGGTGTTGCCGATCAACATAGCCGAACACTTGCTGCAGTACTGGCCTTTTGGTGATGTGTTGTGCAAAGTCATCCTCAGCATTGACCACTACAACATTTTCTCCAGTATCTATTTCCTGACTGTCATGAGCATTGACCGCTACCTGGTTGTTTTGGCCACAGTGAGGTCCAAACGCATGCCTTACCGCACCTACCGAGCAGCCAAGATCATCTCACTATGTGTCTGGATCCTCGTTATCCTCATCGTCATGCCTTTCAGTGTGTTCGCCGGCGTCTTCGTCAACCCAGACGATGGGAGGAAGAGCTGCGTGCTCAGCTTCCCCAGCCCCGAGAGTTTCTGGTTCAAAGCGAGCCGGATCTACACACTCATCTTGGGCTTCGCCATTCCGGTTTCCACCATCTGCATCTTGTACACCATGATGCTGTACAAGCTGAGGAACATGCGGCTCAACAGCAATGCCAAAGCGCTGGACAAAGCCAAGAAGAAAGTGACCATCATGGTGTTTATCGTCTTGGCTGTGTGCTTGTTCTGCTGGACGCCGTTCCACCTCACCACCATTGTGGCTCTGACGACAGACCTGAGGACCACGCCACTCCTGATCGGGATCTCCTACTTCATAACCAGCCTGAGCTACGCCAACTCCTGCCTCAACCCGTTCCTCTACGCCTTCCTGGACGACAGCTTCAGGAAAGCCTTCAAGAAAATGCTAGAATGTAGAACGGCCTGA